One window of the Acaryochloris sp. CCMEE 5410 genome contains the following:
- a CDS encoding ISAs1 family transposase, with protein sequence MSHLIDTLKQVPDFRSAHGRIHPLWLLLLLMVMGMLAGYQGYRPLETFVSDYRQPLSELLGLESLEVPSHCTFRRVMKGLDFQALSHQFEAWMLSKAQTHSPDNYAASIDGKRIRQGLTDAKGKQRFVGLVSLFAVEAGITLKLEALTQEDNSEIKVVQALLETLQLDGLLITMDALHAQKTLEKIVASGNDYLVAVKSNQGRLYDHLQTYFECLKPMAEHIHSAQSRGRDEHRCIQVYEPVGIALQEWTAIRSVLCVQRWGTRKGKEYHNTAYYISSAATSPHHWQSLVREHWGIENRLHWPKDVVFGEDDYRLEDEQALLNWSVLRTIGINILRLNDYQSLKTAMTKLANRVDIIFSLLT encoded by the coding sequence ATGAGCCATCTAATCGATACTTTGAAGCAAGTCCCGGATTTCCGCAGTGCCCATGGCCGTATTCATCCGTTATGGCTGCTGTTGCTATTGATGGTGATGGGCATGCTTGCTGGATATCAAGGGTACCGTCCGTTAGAAACCTTTGTGAGCGATTATCGCCAGCCTTTAAGTGAGCTATTGGGGCTTGAGAGCCTCGAAGTTCCGTCTCACTGTACCTTTCGTCGAGTGATGAAGGGGCTTGACTTCCAAGCGTTGAGCCACCAATTTGAAGCATGGATGCTCTCGAAAGCCCAGACTCACTCTCCCGATAATTATGCAGCCTCCATTGATGGCAAACGGATTCGTCAGGGGCTGACAGATGCCAAGGGGAAGCAGCGTTTTGTGGGCTTGGTGAGTTTATTTGCGGTGGAAGCAGGCATCACCCTCAAGCTCGAAGCCCTCACTCAGGAGGATAATAGCGAAATCAAAGTCGTGCAGGCACTGTTGGAAACCCTTCAACTCGATGGCTTGCTGATTACCATGGATGCCTTACACGCCCAAAAAACACTTGAGAAGATTGTGGCCTCGGGTAACGACTATCTTGTGGCGGTCAAATCCAATCAGGGAAGACTTTACGACCACCTCCAGACTTACTTTGAGTGTCTTAAACCCATGGCTGAGCACATCCACTCCGCCCAAAGTAGAGGACGAGATGAACATCGGTGTATACAGGTTTATGAGCCTGTCGGCATAGCCCTACAAGAATGGACAGCAATTCGCTCTGTACTTTGTGTCCAACGATGGGGTACTCGCAAAGGAAAGGAGTATCACAATACCGCCTATTACATCAGTTCAGCTGCCACCTCACCCCATCATTGGCAATCTCTGGTCCGAGAACATTGGGGCATTGAAAATCGGTTGCATTGGCCGAAGGATGTTGTTTTTGGCGAAGATGATTATCGACTCGAAGATGAACAAGCACTGCTCAATTGGTCAGTGCTTAGAACTATTGGGATTAATATCCTGCGGCTAAACGACTATCAATCCCTCAAAACCGCGATGACTAAGCTTGCTAATCGGGTCGATATTATTTTTTCGCTGCTAACTTAA
- a CDS encoding pentapeptide repeat-containing protein has product MTTGLLIGQLASKFGVSPQAIRYYEQLGLLKQPERNRSGYRLYTTAAQNRLQIIRSAQNFGLSLHEIKELLDLGEHSKDAQQRMQQMVAHHVEEIDQQLAELNHSRQQLGRRFEQLQQLSTVGPQSQSLLKLLQTIEEHSHADLEGDEDISRSILAKYAAGERHFAGMKLIGAKLSGTLLSHSNFNRAELMLASLNETALEQCTFREAYLSGADMIGAYLKQADLSHAVLIGTDLSEATLTDASLIGSNLGGACLCEADLRGANLSEAILMGANLQGADLRGVNLFGSNLIDANLDDVIVDEPIVVDTSTVSYPQPVP; this is encoded by the coding sequence ATGACGACTGGACTGCTCATTGGCCAACTCGCCAGTAAATTTGGTGTCTCTCCCCAAGCCATTCGCTATTATGAGCAACTTGGACTCCTGAAACAACCCGAACGGAATCGATCCGGCTATCGTCTCTACACCACAGCCGCTCAAAACCGATTACAAATCATTCGCAGTGCCCAAAATTTTGGCCTCTCCCTACACGAAATTAAAGAACTGTTAGACCTTGGTGAACATTCCAAAGATGCACAACAGCGCATGCAGCAAATGGTGGCCCACCATGTCGAAGAAATAGACCAACAGCTCGCAGAACTCAACCATTCTCGACAACAACTAGGACGTCGTTTTGAACAATTACAACAGCTGAGTACGGTCGGCCCCCAATCTCAATCTCTTCTCAAATTGCTACAAACAATTGAAGAGCATAGTCATGCAGATCTGGAAGGAGATGAAGATATTAGCCGAAGCATATTGGCAAAATATGCAGCAGGTGAACGCCATTTCGCAGGTATGAAGCTGATTGGAGCTAAATTGAGCGGCACGCTCCTCAGCCATAGCAATTTCAATCGGGCTGAACTGATGTTGGCGAGTTTAAACGAAACTGCCCTAGAACAATGCACGTTTCGCGAAGCCTATCTGAGTGGAGCCGATATGATTGGTGCTTACCTCAAACAGGCCGATTTATCCCATGCGGTCCTGATTGGTACAGATTTAAGTGAAGCCACCTTAACAGACGCCAGTTTAATTGGCAGCAATTTGGGTGGCGCTTGCTTATGTGAGGCAGACCTGCGAGGGGCCAACCTCAGCGAAGCTATCCTTATGGGAGCCAATTTACAGGGAGCAGATTTACGAGGGGTCAACTTATTTGGCAGCAATTTAATTGATGCCAATCTTGACGATGTGATTGTGGATGAACCCATCGTTGTAGATACCTCAACCGTCAGCTATCCACAACCCGTTCCTTAA
- a CDS encoding calcium-binding protein — protein sequence MQVFGTDSSEALFGSEADDVVVGKEGDDTIIGGEGDDVWLSGNEGDDVVKGGTGNDTLSGGQGNDWMHGDEGSTENWQQDASGNYTYTGPIDESGAGFADPNAISSGTQNDDLLLGGIGNDVLIGGLGKDAIMGDQGADMIIGGQGDDYWLAGEAGDDTLHGDAGDDILSGGEGNDFVTGGVGNDNLLGNEGQDSLLAGSGADYVDGGTGDDLVDGGEGADTLKGGLGDDKILGQSGNDILMGEAGNDELIGGTGDDYWMSGGEGSDTLYGEQGHDIMDGGEGNDILYGGTDDDTMMGGAGDDALFGGEHIDHMDGGTGADTLSGGHGDDNIHGGEGNDLISGEGDQDVLYGDAGQDTISGGAGHDFIDGGLGDDLLSGDEGMDAIEGGQGNDTIDGGAGNDGWLSGGEGADLIDGGAGEDVLSGGTGADTLLGNTGNDVMMGDAGNDVLDGGEGDDYWVDGGDGNDLVEGGLGNDVVAGGAGEDTVSGGEGQDIVLGDSGNDLMSGNAGNDIMDGGSGDDTIYGGTGNDFIDGGQEDSLGQINLVVNGSFEDNPLGNKSWDVFQSIAGWTSTQGSGIEVQQIGVADDGQARVELDSHNNSGMMQQLDTVAGQTYELSFAYTPRPGVDLNSTPIEVYWDGELIDTIHGESQIEQWQTYTYKLQGGNGDTTALEFRAVGTDDSLGGYLDSVSVYASTASSVNDVLIGGEGNDTILGNSGNDYLSGDQGDDILEGGLGDDTLFGGAGKDTLDGGTGHDELSGGLESDIISGGTGNDTLAGDEGNDVLTGGAGNDILNAGTGDDYWVDGGTGNDIVSGGTGNDIVSGGRGNDIVSGGEDDDTVLGGADQDLLTGDAGNDVLQGDAGLDTLYGGAGNDTLGGGDDADLLKGEAGSDILDGGAGNDTLFGGDEKDVLMGDAGDDVLSGDAGNDYLSGGEGADTLSGGEGQDVIEGGAGDDVIAGNTGNDEWLSGNAGDDVVDGGTGNDFISGGEGADTLLGGEGNDVVFMDAADTQILGGEGYDVAIVESAEGVIFDAGANSFNEAHGNSGDDVFTNTNGAGAPASTTVALFGNGGNDQLSGGSANDYLEGGTGDDTLVGGAGEDAAIAGEGNDLISGEAGHDYMDGGAGDDTLEGGTENDMLVGGDGADALYGGEGSDTLLFDADDTVVDGGDGYDIARAQGNQPVTLDLGASQIELAYGSGGDDVFTNSGTENVEIHGEAGDDSITGGTGHENLDGGAGNDTILAGAGNDILSGGTGNDRLEGQEGNDVLSGNAGADTLMGGAGNDTLNFDGDDTFDGGDGTDVAKLQSSDGLTLNIDDVSIEEIHGNAGKDQFTSSNGTSIKMYGLAGDDTLTSGSGSDRLDGGSGNDVLSSSGGNNALFGGDGNDSLTTAGGQDTLDGGSGNDTLSSGNGNDSLLGGSGDDLLDAGSGNDTLKGDAGADQLIGGAGNDKLYFDANDTVVEGGTGSDTAYYQSTSDLNMDIDTAGIETLYANSGNDEITSTNGAKVKLYGQGGNDTLSSGSGSDRLNGGAGDDVLTTTGGNNTLEGGSGNDTLSSGDGKDTLDGGSNDDILNAGAGTDILKGGSGNDFLEGGSGNDQLYGGSGVDTLLGGEGDDSLYADSDNDLLDGGAGNDELFGSTGNNQLLGGDGNDALYGVNGSNNLQGGAGLDSLYGGSGADQLFGDAGNDGLYAGAGNDVLDGGANNDTLIGQEGNDTLLGGSGDDVLVGANSDTLKGSGSIDYMTGGEGADYFVLGGDVAYYNDGDETSAGLTDFAVITDFNGSEDMIQLSGSASDYVLGVSAPGMSGTGIYLDSNGDGSAGGADELIANVMGDSGFSLTDSSFSYI from the coding sequence ATGCAAGTATTTGGTACTGACAGCAGCGAAGCTCTATTCGGCTCCGAGGCAGATGATGTCGTTGTCGGCAAGGAAGGCGACGATACCATTATCGGCGGCGAAGGCGATGATGTTTGGCTATCGGGTAATGAAGGCGATGATGTCGTCAAAGGTGGCACAGGCAACGATACGCTCTCTGGCGGCCAAGGCAATGACTGGATGCATGGTGATGAAGGAAGTACCGAAAACTGGCAACAAGATGCAAGTGGCAATTACACCTATACCGGTCCCATCGATGAAAGCGGTGCAGGTTTCGCCGATCCCAACGCCATTAGTAGTGGTACCCAAAATGATGACCTCCTCTTAGGTGGCATTGGCAATGATGTCCTCATTGGTGGCTTAGGTAAAGACGCCATCATGGGTGACCAAGGCGCAGATATGATTATTGGCGGCCAAGGTGATGATTACTGGCTAGCCGGTGAAGCAGGTGACGACACCCTACATGGGGACGCTGGGGACGATATTCTCAGCGGCGGCGAGGGCAATGACTTTGTCACCGGCGGTGTTGGTAACGACAACCTGCTTGGTAACGAAGGCCAGGATAGCCTATTAGCTGGCTCTGGTGCAGATTATGTGGATGGCGGTACTGGGGATGACCTAGTGGATGGGGGTGAAGGTGCTGACACCCTTAAAGGCGGTCTAGGGGATGACAAAATCCTGGGCCAGTCTGGCAATGACATTCTCATGGGAGAAGCTGGTAACGATGAGCTAATCGGGGGTACTGGTGACGACTATTGGATGTCTGGCGGCGAAGGCAGCGATACCCTCTACGGTGAGCAAGGCCACGACATCATGGATGGTGGCGAAGGCAACGATATCCTCTACGGCGGCACAGATGATGACACCATGATGGGGGGAGCGGGCGACGATGCTCTCTTTGGTGGTGAACATATCGACCATATGGATGGGGGCACCGGTGCAGATACCCTATCTGGGGGGCACGGAGATGACAATATCCATGGTGGCGAAGGCAATGACCTCATTTCCGGCGAAGGCGACCAGGACGTTCTCTACGGCGATGCTGGGCAAGACACCATCAGCGGTGGTGCGGGTCATGACTTTATCGATGGTGGACTCGGCGATGACCTCCTCTCCGGCGACGAAGGCATGGATGCCATTGAAGGTGGTCAGGGTAATGACACCATTGACGGGGGCGCTGGCAACGACGGCTGGCTCTCGGGTGGTGAAGGCGCTGATTTAATCGATGGCGGCGCTGGAGAAGATGTGCTGTCTGGCGGTACAGGGGCAGACACCCTGCTGGGTAACACCGGTAACGATGTCATGATGGGCGACGCGGGCAATGATGTCCTGGATGGAGGTGAAGGCGACGACTACTGGGTCGACGGTGGCGATGGTAATGACCTCGTAGAAGGCGGCCTCGGCAATGATGTGGTTGCTGGCGGTGCTGGTGAAGATACCGTTAGCGGTGGTGAAGGCCAAGACATCGTTCTGGGTGACTCCGGCAACGACTTAATGTCAGGCAATGCTGGCAACGACATTATGGATGGGGGTTCCGGAGACGACACCATCTACGGGGGAACTGGGAACGACTTTATCGATGGCGGTCAAGAAGATAGCCTGGGTCAAATCAATCTCGTCGTCAATGGCAGTTTCGAAGACAATCCTCTGGGCAATAAGAGTTGGGATGTTTTCCAATCCATAGCTGGTTGGACAAGTACCCAAGGGTCCGGCATCGAAGTTCAGCAGATAGGGGTCGCTGATGACGGCCAAGCCCGAGTAGAACTCGATAGCCACAATAACAGTGGCATGATGCAGCAATTAGACACGGTAGCAGGACAAACCTACGAGCTGTCTTTTGCTTACACTCCTAGACCCGGTGTAGATCTCAACAGTACACCAATTGAAGTTTACTGGGATGGCGAACTCATCGATACTATCCATGGTGAAAGCCAAATCGAACAATGGCAGACCTATACCTATAAGCTCCAAGGTGGCAATGGTGATACGACTGCCCTTGAGTTTAGAGCCGTGGGTACCGACGATAGCTTGGGTGGATATCTAGATAGCGTCTCGGTGTACGCGAGCACGGCTTCATCTGTGAATGATGTCCTCATAGGGGGTGAAGGCAACGACACCATCTTGGGGAACAGCGGTAATGACTATCTCTCTGGCGACCAAGGCGACGACATCTTAGAAGGAGGTCTAGGCGACGACACGCTCTTCGGCGGCGCAGGCAAGGACACCCTAGACGGCGGCACAGGCCATGATGAGCTGAGCGGTGGCTTAGAAAGTGACATCATCAGCGGTGGTACAGGTAACGACACCTTGGCAGGGGATGAAGGCAACGACGTTCTAACTGGCGGGGCTGGCAACGACATTCTCAACGCCGGAACAGGCGATGACTACTGGGTCGACGGTGGTACAGGCAACGACATCGTTTCTGGTGGTACAGGCAACGACATCGTTTCTGGTGGCCGGGGAAACGACATTGTTTCCGGTGGTGAAGACGATGATACCGTTCTGGGCGGCGCTGACCAAGATTTACTGACCGGTGATGCAGGAAATGATGTTCTCCAAGGCGATGCTGGACTAGACACCCTATACGGTGGAGCTGGTAACGACACCTTAGGCGGCGGCGATGATGCTGACTTACTGAAGGGTGAAGCTGGCTCAGATATTTTAGACGGCGGCGCTGGCAATGACACCCTCTTTGGCGGTGATGAGAAAGACGTTCTCATGGGGGATGCTGGCGATGATGTCCTCTCTGGGGATGCTGGAAACGACTACTTGAGCGGTGGTGAAGGCGCTGATACGCTGAGCGGTGGCGAAGGCCAAGATGTGATTGAAGGGGGTGCAGGAGATGATGTTATTGCAGGAAATACCGGCAATGACGAATGGCTCTCAGGAAACGCCGGGGATGATGTCGTTGATGGGGGTACAGGCAATGACTTTATTAGCGGTGGTGAAGGCGCTGATACGCTCCTAGGTGGAGAGGGAAATGACGTCGTCTTTATGGATGCTGCCGATACCCAAATCCTGGGTGGTGAAGGCTATGACGTTGCCATTGTTGAGTCTGCAGAGGGCGTTATCTTTGATGCAGGAGCCAACAGCTTTAATGAAGCCCACGGTAACAGTGGTGATGATGTTTTCACGAATACGAATGGTGCTGGAGCCCCCGCTTCTACGACAGTGGCCTTGTTTGGTAACGGCGGTAATGACCAGTTATCTGGTGGCTCAGCCAATGACTATCTTGAAGGCGGCACTGGCGACGATACGTTAGTAGGTGGAGCAGGTGAAGATGCTGCGATCGCAGGTGAAGGCAACGACCTGATTTCAGGGGAAGCGGGTCATGATTACATGGATGGGGGTGCTGGGGATGACACCCTCGAAGGCGGTACCGAGAACGACATGTTGGTCGGTGGCGATGGTGCAGACGCACTGTATGGAGGCGAAGGCTCTGACACATTGCTGTTCGACGCGGACGATACCGTAGTCGATGGCGGCGACGGTTATGACATCGCTCGCGCCCAAGGCAACCAGCCAGTCACTCTAGACCTGGGCGCCAGCCAAATTGAGCTAGCCTACGGTTCTGGCGGTGATGATGTCTTTACCAATTCCGGCACCGAGAATGTCGAAATTCACGGAGAAGCGGGTGATGACAGTATCACCGGCGGCACGGGCCATGAGAACCTCGATGGCGGTGCTGGAAATGACACCATTCTCGCAGGGGCGGGCAATGACATCCTCTCCGGCGGCACGGGTAATGATCGATTGGAAGGCCAAGAAGGCAATGATGTGCTCTCGGGCAATGCCGGGGCCGATACCCTCATGGGCGGTGCAGGTAACGACACCCTGAACTTCGATGGGGACGACACCTTCGATGGTGGCGACGGTACAGACGTTGCCAAACTCCAAAGTAGCGACGGTCTAACCCTCAATATTGATGATGTCAGCATCGAAGAAATTCACGGTAACGCTGGGAAAGACCAGTTCACCTCCAGCAATGGCACCAGCATTAAGATGTATGGCCTAGCTGGCGATGACACCCTTACCAGTGGCAGCGGCAGCGATCGCTTAGATGGTGGCAGCGGCAACGATGTCTTATCCTCTAGCGGGGGCAACAATGCTCTATTCGGTGGCGACGGTAACGATAGCCTAACGACTGCCGGAGGCCAAGACACCTTAGATGGTGGGTCTGGCAACGATACTCTAAGCTCCGGTAACGGCAACGATAGTCTGCTTGGCGGTAGTGGCGATGACCTCTTAGATGCGGGGTCTGGCAACGACACCCTGAAAGGGGATGCCGGTGCAGACCAATTAATCGGGGGCGCTGGTAACGATAAACTCTACTTCGACGCTAACGATACGGTGGTTGAAGGCGGCACTGGTTCAGATACGGCTTACTATCAAAGCACCTCTGACCTCAATATGGATATCGATACAGCCGGCATTGAAACGCTCTATGCCAATAGCGGCAATGACGAAATTACGTCCACCAACGGGGCAAAAGTGAAGCTCTACGGCCAGGGAGGCAACGACACCCTTTCTAGTGGCAGCGGCAGCGACCGCTTAAATGGCGGTGCCGGGGATGACGTTTTGACCACTACGGGTGGCAATAACACCCTCGAGGGTGGATCAGGAAACGATACCCTCTCCAGTGGCGATGGTAAAGACACCCTGGACGGCGGCAGCAATGACGATATCCTCAATGCTGGTGCAGGAACAGATATCCTCAAAGGCGGTAGCGGCAATGACTTCCTCGAAGGAGGCAGTGGCAATGACCAGCTCTACGGTGGGTCTGGTGTTGACACTCTCTTAGGGGGAGAAGGAGACGATTCCCTGTATGCCGATAGCGATAATGATCTATTAGATGGTGGCGCTGGCAACGACGAGCTGTTTGGCAGCACTGGGAATAACCAACTGCTGGGTGGAGACGGTAATGATGCTCTCTATGGAGTCAACGGATCTAATAATCTACAGGGTGGTGCAGGTCTAGATTCCTTATATGGAGGCAGTGGTGCTGATCAGCTCTTTGGCGATGCCGGAAATGACGGCCTCTATGCTGGCGCAGGTAATGATGTCCTTGACGGGGGCGCTAACAACGACACCCTAATCGGTCAAGAAGGCAATGACACTCTACTAGGCGGTAGTGGTGACGATGTATTAGTCGGTGCCAACAGCGACACTCTTAAAGGCAGTGGCTCTATCGACTATATGACTGGGGGTGAAGGGGCAGATTATTTTGTCCTTGGCGGTGACGTTGCCTACTACAACGACGGCGATGAAACATCAGCAGGTCTCACTGACTTTGCCGTCATTACCGACTTCAATGGCAGCGAGGATATGATTCAACTCAGTGGTTCCGCATCTGATTACGTCTTAGGAGTTTCAGCACCTGGCATGAGCGGAACTGGAATCTATCTAGATTCTAATGGTGATGGCAGTGCTGGCGGCGCTGATGAGTTAATTGCCAATGTTATGGGTGACTCTGGATTTAGCCTGACAGATAGTTCTTTCAGCTATATCTAG
- a CDS encoding protein kinase domain-containing protein, which translates to MTKLLNNRYQVLDVLGGGGFSTTFLVEDTHMPSRRRCVLKQLKPVSVDPSIQTLVQERFQREAAILETLGEVSDQIPRLYAYFTEAHQYYLVQELIEGRTLAEVIQTQGALSEATVLDILMRLLPIIDLIHQRGIIHRDIKPENIILRNQDGKPVLIDFGAVKETLGTVMNPQGQPTSSVVIGTPGFMATEQSRGFPTYASDLYSLGLTAIYLLTGKFPHELNIDPQTSQLRWHQSVLNVSPGFATVLDRSINLAARDRYASAPDFLQALRDSTIKPDASASVANAPEAKAAVPPPAPTPAYAEPIPVVSPEKLPTNTAAHTSVPEPEPSFTPKKVGILSAIALASAVVSFVAVQQLWPVMAGLLAGRTDDPSPTEISPGVSPTDTPEASSSPTPEISPSVTPEVSPSVTPEVSPPPTQFAAIAYSIPTGTYGYGLRYPSQVAAEQRALQECNQRVPAQDCQALFWFKNACGSLVRATSGAYGWAWSETIQEAEQEARKQCSSFGGTDCQILLNLCSDRVIQSS; encoded by the coding sequence ATGACCAAACTCTTAAATAACCGTTATCAAGTTCTGGATGTGTTAGGGGGCGGTGGCTTTAGCACCACGTTTTTGGTCGAAGACACCCATATGCCCTCTCGGCGTCGCTGTGTCTTAAAACAGCTCAAGCCCGTGAGCGTTGACCCCTCGATTCAAACCCTGGTGCAAGAGCGGTTTCAGCGGGAAGCGGCCATTTTAGAAACCTTAGGGGAAGTCTCGGATCAGATTCCCCGACTGTATGCCTACTTTACGGAAGCCCATCAATATTATCTAGTCCAAGAGCTGATCGAAGGACGAACCCTAGCAGAAGTGATCCAGACGCAAGGCGCGCTCAGTGAAGCGACGGTCCTCGATATTTTGATGAGATTGCTGCCAATTATCGATCTGATTCATCAACGAGGCATTATTCATCGCGATATTAAGCCAGAAAATATTATCTTGCGCAACCAGGATGGCAAACCGGTCTTAATTGACTTTGGGGCGGTGAAAGAGACCCTAGGGACGGTGATGAATCCCCAGGGCCAACCCACTAGCTCTGTGGTGATTGGCACTCCTGGATTTATGGCGACTGAGCAATCCCGAGGCTTTCCTACTTATGCCAGTGATTTGTATAGTTTGGGGCTGACGGCCATTTATTTGCTCACGGGTAAGTTTCCCCATGAGCTGAATATCGATCCCCAAACTAGCCAATTACGCTGGCATCAATCGGTACTGAATGTATCTCCTGGGTTCGCGACGGTTCTCGATCGATCCATTAACCTGGCAGCCCGTGATCGCTATGCATCAGCCCCTGACTTTTTGCAAGCGCTCCGCGATAGCACGATCAAACCTGACGCCAGTGCGTCTGTAGCCAATGCCCCCGAAGCCAAGGCGGCGGTGCCACCGCCTGCCCCTACCCCCGCCTATGCTGAGCCGATCCCGGTGGTTTCGCCAGAGAAGTTGCCCACGAATACCGCTGCACATACGTCTGTGCCAGAGCCAGAGCCTAGCTTTACTCCTAAGAAAGTCGGGATACTGAGTGCGATCGCACTCGCGTCTGCGGTGGTTAGCTTTGTGGCCGTCCAACAGCTATGGCCAGTGATGGCAGGACTTTTAGCGGGCCGTACCGATGATCCTAGCCCCACGGAAATTAGCCCTGGCGTATCGCCCACTGATACACCTGAGGCATCATCCAGCCCGACTCCAGAGATATCGCCTAGTGTGACGCCAGAGGTTTCGCCCAGTGTGACGCCAGAGGTTTCGCCGCCGCCGACCCAATTTGCTGCGATTGCCTACTCCATCCCCACAGGTACTTATGGGTATGGGTTGCGGTATCCGTCTCAGGTGGCTGCCGAACAACGGGCTCTTCAAGAATGTAATCAGCGTGTCCCTGCTCAAGATTGTCAAGCCTTGTTTTGGTTTAAAAATGCCTGTGGGAGTTTAGTCCGGGCCACATCGGGAGCCTATGGCTGGGCGTGGAGTGAAACTATTCAGGAAGCAGAGCAAGAAGCGCGCAAGCAATGTTCTAGCTTTGGGGGCACCGATTGTCAAATTTTGCTGAACCTGTGTAGCGATCGCGTGATCCAATCCAGCTAA
- a CDS encoding adenylate/guanylate cyclase domain-containing protein translates to MPYLVAPPNAPNPKSYTLVTGSNSIGRGLDNHIVLMHPSLSRHHAELMVQENGQAVLKDLDSLNHTYVNDQPIQQCHLKDGDRVRFGTIDMQITWNLTATIPDLSPPSPPPDQSLSIISRFAPENTRIELQDLLEPDAPGQSGVGLKLKQQDDQTRSVDKLKILLEVSQQLSSPKELEELLDKILDLLFEIMTVDRGLILLVNPQTQELEQKAIKFRSGIPTGLRFYSTTITNFVYESGEGILTDDAARDRRFHESRSIVQQAIHAAMCVPLKPRDEVIGVLYTDNLSVRALYSEEDLEFLGGLANQAAIAIDNAHLYKKIQTEAVLRTKLERFFPQNVWRKLSEESRLEIIDTKVTVVFADISRFTELSSRLEPRQVIAMLNEYFSVMVEGIVFRYEGTLEQYIGDALLAVWGAPYQHPNDAERAVKAAIAMQKAVSKLNQRWAKRWNFNIQIHIGVNTGVVAAGNIGSEQLFQYGTIGNTTNVSSRICDVARAGEILISQSTLNELHQCDVPLQQLTPVQVKGIQAPIQLYRLLWDQKNPPAQGQAVMASEP, encoded by the coding sequence GTGCCGTACTTAGTGGCTCCCCCCAATGCACCAAATCCCAAATCCTACACCTTGGTTACAGGATCCAATTCGATTGGCCGGGGGTTAGACAATCATATTGTGCTGATGCACCCGAGCTTATCGCGTCATCATGCGGAGCTAATGGTCCAAGAAAATGGTCAGGCTGTTCTCAAGGATCTAGATAGCCTCAACCATACCTATGTGAATGATCAGCCGATTCAGCAATGCCATCTCAAAGATGGTGATCGGGTCCGGTTCGGGACCATAGATATGCAAATCACCTGGAACTTGACGGCCACCATTCCCGATCTGAGTCCCCCCAGTCCACCCCCGGATCAATCCCTTTCCATCATTAGTCGTTTTGCTCCAGAAAATACTCGGATTGAGCTGCAAGATTTACTGGAGCCGGATGCCCCTGGCCAATCAGGCGTCGGCTTAAAGTTAAAACAGCAGGACGATCAAACCCGCTCTGTTGATAAGCTCAAAATTTTGCTCGAAGTCAGTCAGCAGCTGTCTTCTCCTAAAGAGTTAGAAGAACTGCTCGATAAAATTCTCGATTTGCTGTTCGAGATTATGACCGTTGACCGGGGTTTAATTCTCCTGGTCAATCCTCAAACCCAGGAGCTAGAACAAAAAGCGATCAAATTCCGGAGTGGTATTCCCACGGGACTTCGCTTTTACAGCACCACCATCACCAATTTTGTCTATGAATCAGGCGAAGGCATCCTCACGGATGATGCCGCCCGCGATCGCAGATTTCACGAATCCCGCTCCATCGTCCAGCAGGCCATCCATGCCGCCATGTGCGTCCCCCTCAAGCCCAGGGATGAAGTGATTGGGGTGTTGTATACGGATAACCTGTCGGTCCGCGCCCTCTACTCGGAAGAAGATTTGGAATTTTTAGGTGGATTAGCGAATCAGGCTGCGATCGCAATCGACAATGCCCATCTCTACAAAAAGATTCAAACTGAAGCCGTTCTGCGCACCAAATTAGAACGCTTTTTCCCGCAAAACGTCTGGCGAAAGTTGAGTGAGGAAAGTCGATTAGAGATCATTGATACCAAGGTCACTGTCGTCTTTGCCGATATCAGCCGTTTTACCGAGCTCTCCTCGCGCCTCGAACCTCGGCAGGTGATTGCCATGCTCAACGAATACTTTAGCGTCATGGTTGAGGGCATCGTCTTTCGATACGAAGGCACCTTAGAGCAATATATTGGGGATGCCCTTTTGGCCGTCTGGGGAGCCCCCTATCAACATCCCAACGATGCAGAGCGGGCAGTGAAAGCCGCCATCGCCATGCAAAAAGCCGTCTCCAAACTGAATCAACGCTGGGCCAAGCGGTGGAACTTTAACATTCAGATTCATATTGGGGTGAACACCGGCGTCGTTGCCGCTGGCAATATTGGGTCTGAACAACTGTTTCAATACGGCACCATTGGCAATACCACTAACGTCAGTAGTCGTATTTGTGACGTGGCCCGTGCTGGAGAAATCTTGATCTCCCAAAGCACCTTAAATGAACTGCATCAGTGTGACGTACCGCTCCAGCAGCTGACACCTGTGCAAGTCAAAGGCATTCAAGCCCCTATTCAGCTATATCGGCTACTCTGGGACCAAAAGAACCCGCCTGCCCAAGGGCAAGCTGTGATGGCTAGCGAACCGTAA